Proteins found in one Brevibacillus brevis genomic segment:
- the walK gene encoding cell wall metabolism sensor histidine kinase WalK has translation MRRLFKTVQWKMVIIYMLLILLAMQFISAYFAREVESYYINNFSEALNGQASLLASLLESDLRPHDGKESNAEQNRQDIDNLINNLVKINGANVQVIDQTRTVVATTEDKSTIGQRTSQPEVTVALLGTRSESMRIDPKTGARVKVLALPVKGDQIVYGAVYMIASMEGTYATIGKMNGILGTGTMIAMAITAVLGVVLARTITKPVKEMTRQARLVADGDFNSSVRVYSDDEIGQLGMAFNHMTLRLQEAILQQEEEREKLAGILSNMTDGVIAANRNGQIILFNRAAEDMLQVTMADVLLKRRTLYDLLGLPPEDEMSLYAQEEPLIIEMTLPNKEEVILRVTFTPLQHDSKKMGGIIAVVADVTEQQRLEQQRREFVANVSHELRTPLTTIKSYVEALLDGAVEDPELSQRFLKVTSSETERMIRLVNDLLQLSRFDSQGVRLHCKEADLNRLLHYAADRFSMFSEQQEVQLSLDMPSKLPPVYIDLDAINQVLDNLLSNAIKYTPQGGTVVLMARENHKQKRVQISITDTGIGIPSRDLKRIFERFYRVDKARSRGQGGTGLGLAIARELVQAHGADIEITSEWNAGTTVTFWVPFAQGGKTG, from the coding sequence ATGAGGCGGCTGTTCAAAACCGTTCAGTGGAAAATGGTCATCATTTACATGCTGTTGATTTTGCTTGCGATGCAATTTATTAGCGCCTACTTTGCCCGGGAAGTCGAGAGCTACTACATCAACAACTTTTCCGAGGCTTTGAATGGACAAGCTAGTTTGTTAGCGAGTTTGCTGGAAAGCGATTTGCGTCCGCATGACGGGAAGGAATCCAACGCCGAACAAAACCGCCAGGACATCGACAACCTGATCAATAACCTAGTTAAAATCAATGGAGCCAATGTGCAGGTCATCGATCAGACAAGAACGGTGGTTGCGACGACAGAGGACAAAAGTACAATTGGACAGCGGACCTCGCAGCCTGAAGTGACGGTTGCCTTACTCGGGACGCGTAGTGAATCAATGCGGATCGACCCGAAGACGGGGGCGCGGGTGAAAGTATTGGCGTTACCTGTTAAGGGCGATCAGATTGTATACGGTGCGGTCTACATGATTGCTTCGATGGAAGGTACTTATGCGACGATTGGGAAAATGAACGGCATCCTGGGGACGGGTACGATGATCGCTATGGCCATTACGGCGGTACTCGGGGTCGTATTGGCCCGCACCATCACCAAGCCAGTGAAGGAGATGACCCGTCAGGCACGATTGGTGGCAGATGGGGATTTTAATAGTAGTGTAAGAGTCTATAGCGATGATGAAATTGGCCAACTCGGTATGGCCTTTAATCATATGACCTTGCGTTTGCAGGAAGCGATCTTGCAGCAAGAGGAAGAGCGTGAGAAGCTCGCGGGAATTTTGAGCAACATGACGGACGGTGTTATTGCCGCTAACCGGAATGGACAGATCATCCTGTTTAATCGGGCCGCAGAAGATATGTTGCAGGTGACGATGGCTGACGTCCTTCTCAAGAGACGCACCTTGTATGATTTGTTGGGCCTGCCGCCAGAAGATGAGATGTCGCTTTATGCGCAGGAAGAACCGCTTATTATTGAGATGACGTTGCCGAATAAGGAAGAGGTAATTCTGCGTGTGACGTTTACGCCTTTGCAGCACGATAGCAAAAAAATGGGCGGGATCATAGCTGTCGTAGCCGATGTGACGGAGCAGCAGCGACTGGAGCAGCAGCGCCGCGAATTCGTAGCGAATGTGTCGCATGAGCTGCGGACACCACTGACGACTATTAAAAGCTACGTGGAAGCGCTGCTGGATGGCGCAGTGGAGGATCCAGAGCTGTCCCAACGTTTCTTGAAGGTTACGTCGTCCGAGACAGAGCGCATGATTCGCTTGGTAAACGATTTATTGCAGCTATCGCGTTTTGATTCGCAAGGGGTTCGTCTGCATTGCAAGGAAGCGGACCTCAATCGATTGCTTCACTATGCTGCTGATCGTTTTTCCATGTTCAGTGAGCAACAGGAGGTCCAGCTCAGTCTGGATATGCCGAGCAAGCTTCCGCCGGTTTACATTGATCTGGATGCGATCAATCAAGTATTGGATAATCTTTTGTCCAATGCGATCAAGTATACGCCTCAAGGGGGCACTGTGGTTCTCATGGCAAGAGAGAACCACAAGCAAAAGCGGGTCCAAATCTCCATCACCGACACAGGAATCGGTATTCCCAGCCGCGATTTGAAGCGAATCTTTGAGCGTTTCTACCGCGTAGACAAGGCGCGTTCGCGCGGCCAGGGTGGAACAGGTCTGGGATTGGCGATTGCCCGCGAATTAGTACAGGCACACGGTGCAGATATCGAGATTACGAGCGAATGGAACGCTGGAACGACAGTCACGTTCTGGGTGCCATTTGCCCAAGGAGGAAAAACGGGATGA
- the yycF gene encoding response regulator YycF — MAKLLVVDDEKPIADILKFTFEKEGYQVVCAYDGDEALVVVKDERPDLILLDVMLPGRDGMDVCRTVRQTYDVPIIMLTAKDSELDKVLGLELGADDYVTKPFSTRELVARVKAHLRRNRSKVEEKDSQHVLRVHELEIDLNSYTVEKVGEALELTHREFELLVYLARHQGQVLTREHLLQSVWGFDYFGDVRTVDVTIRRLREKIEDDPSQPRYIITRRGLGYTLRNPGMGGQPG, encoded by the coding sequence ATGGCAAAACTCCTCGTAGTTGATGATGAAAAACCGATTGCAGATATTTTGAAATTCACGTTTGAAAAAGAAGGATATCAGGTCGTATGCGCCTACGATGGTGATGAGGCACTTGTCGTGGTCAAGGATGAACGACCGGATTTGATTTTACTGGATGTTATGCTCCCAGGCAGAGACGGAATGGACGTATGCCGAACCGTTCGCCAAACGTATGATGTGCCGATCATCATGCTGACTGCCAAAGACTCTGAATTGGATAAGGTACTCGGGCTGGAATTGGGCGCAGACGATTACGTGACGAAGCCATTTAGTACGCGTGAGCTGGTAGCTCGTGTAAAGGCCCATTTGCGCCGTAACCGCTCGAAAGTGGAAGAGAAGGATAGCCAGCATGTACTGCGCGTACATGAGCTGGAAATTGATTTGAACTCGTATACCGTCGAAAAGGTGGGAGAAGCATTAGAGCTGACGCACCGTGAGTTTGAGCTGCTGGTGTACCTCGCTCGCCATCAGGGACAAGTACTGACGCGAGAGCATCTCTTGCAATCGGTCTGGGGATTTGACTATTTTGGAGATGTGCGGACGGTAGATGTGACCATTCGTCGTTTGCGGGAAAAAATCGAGGATGATCCAAGCCAGCCGAGGTACATTATTACGCGGCGTGGTTTGGGCTATACATTACGCAATCCCGGCATGGGAGGCCAGCCTGGATGA
- a CDS encoding LysM peptidoglycan-binding domain-containing M23 family metallopeptidase, with protein MHWSEWKAKLQERSSRIVRDCSDLAKRTMKRTSSYIQSHKKQSLSIAAGLVLTIAAGASAQYYYTSNVNSVYHVSVNGKEIGVVNDPNVIHNWTAAKLEEEKAKTGLNLQMADYITFEEEREFKAPFNNDAAVQALASVADIKVQGVKLTIDGKVVGYLPDQQSVDQALAEVKQKYSGVPATTGKKAVVAAASTVPVKPNPVKEVAFKENVEMQTETVDASQILSADKLEELLVKGTFKDMKHTVVEGDCIGCIAKKYGITSKDIYANNPGVTENTVLQLGQEINVTAVRPLVTVQVKEEVDQQEVIAFNTQIKNNDKVPKGETKVVQEGKNGSKTVKYEVVKENGQVVNRKVIKQDVTVQPVTQIMERGTKVIPSRGTGRLSWPASGYISSGFGKRWGSMHKGIDIAGAGSVMAADNGRVTFAGWNGDYGKSVIIDHGNGMKTLYGHMSIINVKAGDVVSQGKKIGVKGSTGQSTGVHLHFEVLQNGRNQNPIRYLK; from the coding sequence ATGCATTGGTCAGAATGGAAGGCCAAGCTGCAGGAACGGTCATCACGAATCGTTCGGGATTGCAGTGATCTGGCGAAACGTACAATGAAACGTACAAGCTCTTATATCCAGTCGCATAAAAAACAATCGCTTTCAATTGCGGCAGGTCTAGTTTTGACGATTGCTGCTGGGGCATCTGCACAATACTACTACACAAGCAATGTCAATTCTGTCTACCATGTCAGTGTGAACGGCAAAGAGATTGGCGTGGTAAATGATCCAAATGTGATACATAACTGGACAGCAGCAAAGCTGGAAGAGGAAAAGGCAAAAACAGGCCTCAACTTGCAAATGGCTGACTATATCACATTCGAAGAAGAGCGTGAATTCAAGGCACCGTTCAATAACGATGCCGCTGTACAAGCTTTGGCATCCGTAGCGGATATCAAGGTTCAGGGCGTAAAGCTCACAATTGACGGCAAAGTAGTAGGTTACCTGCCAGACCAGCAATCGGTTGATCAAGCACTGGCTGAAGTGAAGCAAAAATATTCCGGAGTTCCTGCAACGACAGGGAAAAAGGCTGTTGTGGCAGCAGCATCCACAGTCCCAGTCAAACCAAATCCGGTAAAAGAAGTCGCATTTAAAGAAAACGTAGAGATGCAAACCGAAACAGTCGATGCATCTCAAATTTTGTCTGCCGATAAACTCGAGGAGTTGCTGGTAAAAGGCACCTTCAAAGATATGAAGCATACGGTCGTAGAAGGCGATTGCATCGGTTGCATCGCGAAGAAATACGGCATTACATCAAAAGATATTTACGCCAACAACCCAGGTGTTACGGAAAATACCGTCCTTCAATTGGGGCAAGAAATCAATGTAACCGCAGTGCGTCCACTGGTTACTGTTCAAGTCAAAGAAGAAGTAGATCAGCAAGAGGTTATTGCTTTTAATACCCAAATTAAAAACAATGACAAGGTTCCTAAAGGCGAAACGAAGGTCGTACAAGAAGGTAAAAACGGCAGTAAAACAGTGAAGTACGAAGTTGTGAAAGAAAATGGACAAGTCGTTAATCGCAAAGTCATCAAACAAGATGTAACTGTGCAGCCTGTAACCCAAATTATGGAGCGCGGTACAAAAGTTATCCCATCGCGCGGCACAGGTCGTTTGAGCTGGCCTGCTAGCGGGTATATTAGCAGCGGCTTCGGCAAACGCTGGGGCAGCATGCACAAAGGAATTGATATTGCCGGTGCTGGTTCTGTCATGGCGGCAGACAATGGACGTGTCACATTCGCTGGTTGGAATGGTGACTACGGAAAATCGGTTATCATCGACCACGGCAATGGAATGAAGACATTGTACGGTCACATGAGTATCATTAATGTGAAAGCCGGCGATGTTGTTAGCCAAGGAAAGAAAATCGGCGTAAAGGGTTCTACTGGGCAGTCAACCGGCGTCCACCTGCATTTTGAGGTTCTACAAAATGGACGAAATCAAAACCCGATTCGTTACTTAAAATAG
- a CDS encoding adenylosuccinate synthase gives MSTVVVVGTQWGDEGKGKITDYLAESAEVVARYQGGNNAGHTIIFDGNKYKLHLIPSGIFYSDKTCVIGNGMVIDPKALVKELEYIHSFGFSTSNLKISDRAHVILPYHIKLDGVEEDSRGANKIGTTRKGIGPAYMDKAARIGIRIADLLDRDEFARKLERNLAEKNLLLEKLYNTTGFELQEILDEYLALAEIIRPYVADTSVVLNDSIDNGNRVLFEGAQGVLLDIDQGTYPYVTSSNPIAGGVTIGSGVGPTKIHQVIGVAKAYTTRVGDGPFLTELNDATGDHIREVGFEYGTTTGRPRRVGWFDSVVVRHARRVSGITGLAITKLDTLSGIETLRICTAYKYNGEIIESFPANLNLLAKCEPVYEELPGWTEDITGVRNLNDLPENARHYIERITQLTGIPMSIFSVGPDREQTVVVRGIYG, from the coding sequence ATGTCAACAGTCGTTGTCGTCGGAACCCAGTGGGGCGATGAAGGTAAAGGTAAAATTACAGACTATCTAGCTGAAAGTGCAGAGGTAGTGGCTCGTTATCAAGGCGGTAACAACGCAGGCCATACCATTATTTTTGATGGTAACAAGTATAAGCTGCATTTGATTCCATCCGGAATTTTTTATAGTGACAAGACCTGCGTAATCGGAAACGGTATGGTAATCGATCCGAAAGCATTGGTAAAAGAACTGGAGTACATTCACAGCTTCGGTTTTTCTACAAGCAATTTGAAAATCAGTGATCGCGCACATGTGATTCTGCCGTACCACATCAAGCTGGATGGCGTAGAGGAAGATAGCCGCGGTGCTAACAAAATCGGTACGACCCGTAAAGGTATCGGACCTGCATACATGGATAAAGCAGCACGTATCGGTATTCGTATCGCTGATTTGTTGGATCGCGATGAGTTTGCTCGCAAGCTCGAGCGCAACCTGGCAGAGAAGAACTTGCTGCTGGAGAAGCTGTACAACACAACTGGCTTTGAGCTTCAAGAAATTCTGGATGAATACTTGGCTCTGGCAGAAATCATTCGTCCTTACGTAGCTGATACATCTGTTGTCCTCAATGACTCCATTGATAACGGCAACCGCGTATTGTTTGAAGGCGCACAAGGCGTATTGCTCGATATTGACCAAGGTACGTATCCTTACGTAACGTCCTCCAACCCAATCGCGGGTGGTGTGACTATTGGTTCTGGTGTAGGACCAACCAAGATTCACCAAGTAATCGGGGTGGCAAAAGCTTACACGACGCGTGTAGGTGACGGTCCTTTCCTGACTGAGCTGAATGATGCTACTGGCGATCATATTCGTGAGGTTGGCTTCGAATATGGTACAACAACAGGTCGTCCACGCCGCGTAGGCTGGTTTGATAGTGTAGTTGTTCGTCATGCTCGTCGCGTCAGCGGTATCACTGGTTTGGCGATCACCAAGCTGGATACCTTGTCTGGCATTGAGACACTGCGTATTTGCACAGCGTACAAATACAATGGTGAAATCATCGAGTCGTTCCCGGCGAACCTCAACCTGCTGGCGAAATGCGAGCCAGTTTATGAGGAACTGCCAGGTTGGACAGAGGATATTACAGGCGTTCGCAATCTGAACGACTTGCCAGAAAACGCTCGTCACTACATTGAGCGCATCACGCAACTGACTGGTATTCCAATGTCGATCTTCTCCGTAGGACCAGATCGTGAACAAACTGTCGTTGTCCGTGGCATTTACGGATAA
- the dnaB gene encoding replicative DNA helicase codes for MSDLFLDRVPPQNKEAEQSVLGAVFLSKEALITAIEILRPEDFYKTAHQRIFQTMVDLYEKGEPVDLVTVTADLQDHKLLDEVGGVTYLTEIASSVPTAANIEYYAKIVEEKSLLRRLIHTATKIANDGYSREDDVTQIIADAEKYIMEIGQNRNSGGFTPIRDALLETYERIEFLSQRRGDITGISTGYTDLDKMTAGLQRSDLIILAARPSVGKTAFALNLAQNVAARAGETVAIFSLEMGASQLVQRMICAEGNLDASRMRSGTLEEDDWQKLTMAIGTLAKAPIYIDDSPGVTVQDIRAKCRRLQTEKGLGLILIDYLQLIHGRGKGDNRQQEVSEISRTLKGIARELNVPVIALSQLSRGVEQRQDKRPMMSDIRESGSIEQDADIVAFLYRDDYYDKETENKNVIEVIIAKQRNGPTGTVELAFLKEFNKFVNLDHRFRNQAG; via the coding sequence GTGAGCGACCTGTTTTTGGATCGTGTGCCGCCACAGAACAAGGAAGCGGAACAATCGGTACTGGGTGCCGTGTTCTTGTCTAAGGAAGCTTTAATCACGGCCATTGAAATTCTCCGTCCGGAGGATTTTTACAAGACAGCGCATCAGCGCATCTTTCAAACGATGGTGGACCTGTATGAAAAAGGCGAACCTGTCGATCTGGTTACTGTTACAGCGGATTTACAGGATCACAAGCTGTTGGATGAAGTCGGTGGGGTTACGTATCTCACGGAAATTGCCAGCTCTGTTCCAACGGCAGCCAACATCGAATACTACGCAAAAATCGTAGAAGAAAAATCGCTGCTTCGGCGATTGATTCATACAGCTACGAAGATTGCCAATGACGGATACTCCCGTGAGGATGATGTCACGCAGATCATCGCGGATGCGGAGAAGTACATCATGGAGATCGGTCAAAATCGCAACAGTGGCGGTTTTACACCGATTCGTGATGCCCTTCTGGAAACGTATGAGCGGATTGAGTTTTTGAGTCAGCGACGCGGTGATATTACGGGGATTTCTACGGGATATACGGATTTGGACAAGATGACAGCAGGATTGCAGCGCAGTGACCTGATTATCTTGGCAGCCCGTCCTTCTGTAGGGAAGACGGCTTTTGCCTTGAATCTCGCGCAAAACGTAGCAGCCCGTGCAGGAGAGACCGTAGCCATCTTCTCCTTGGAGATGGGTGCTTCTCAGCTGGTTCAGCGTATGATTTGTGCGGAGGGCAATCTGGATGCGTCCCGGATGCGTTCCGGTACATTGGAGGAAGACGATTGGCAAAAGTTGACGATGGCAATTGGTACGCTGGCGAAAGCGCCGATTTACATCGATGATTCACCGGGGGTTACTGTACAGGACATCCGGGCGAAATGCCGTCGCCTTCAGACAGAGAAGGGCTTGGGCTTGATCCTGATCGATTACCTTCAGCTGATTCATGGACGAGGCAAAGGAGATAACCGTCAGCAGGAAGTATCTGAGATCTCTCGTACGCTAAAAGGGATCGCGCGTGAGCTGAACGTGCCGGTTATCGCCCTGTCGCAGTTGAGCCGTGGTGTAGAGCAACGGCAGGACAAGCGACCGATGATGTCTGATATCCGTGAATCGGGTTCGATTGAGCAGGACGCCGATATCGTTGCCTTCTTGTACCGTGATGACTACTATGACAAGGAAACAGAGAACAAGAATGTCATCGAAGTCATTATCGCCAAACAGCGTAACGGCCCAACCGGAACGGTGGAGTTGGCGTTCCTGAAAGAATTCAACAAATTCGTTAACTTGGATCATCGCTTTCGAAATCAAGCAGGTTAA
- the rplI gene encoding 50S ribosomal protein L9, whose translation MKVIFLQDVKGQGKKGEVKDLSEGYVRNFLLPKKLVKEATDSNVKTLDAQKRSEDKRKEQEKLDAQELGKKLEELTVKVTGKAGEGGRLFGAISSKQVAQALEDQFKIKVDKRKLEMDAIRALGVTQIKVKLHNEVTVTLKVHVVEE comes from the coding sequence ATGAAAGTCATTTTTCTTCAAGATGTAAAAGGCCAAGGGAAAAAAGGCGAAGTTAAGGATTTGTCAGAGGGCTATGTACGCAACTTCTTGTTGCCAAAGAAGCTGGTAAAAGAAGCGACAGATAGCAACGTGAAAACGCTCGACGCTCAAAAGCGCAGCGAAGATAAGCGCAAGGAGCAAGAAAAGCTGGATGCTCAGGAGCTCGGCAAAAAGCTGGAAGAGCTGACAGTGAAAGTAACAGGAAAAGCAGGCGAAGGCGGACGCTTGTTCGGTGCAATTTCCAGCAAACAAGTAGCGCAAGCGCTGGAAGATCAGTTTAAAATCAAAGTAGACAAGCGTAAGCTCGAAATGGATGCAATCCGTGCTTTGGGCGTGACGCAAATTAAAGTAAAACTGCACAACGAAGTAACGGTTACTCTGAAAGTACACGTTGTGGAAGAATAA